GTTGTTTGAAGAAAAAAGTCGGTGAAGAAAATAGTGTGCTAAAAGGAAAAGTTGGAAGGGGCGAGAAGCCTAAGGAAGACTTTGGAAGCGGGATTCAAGATTCCGAGAAGAACAAGCTAGTATTTTTTGAAGGTAGTTCTTACAACTTTGATCTCGAGGATTTGTTGAGAGCTTCAGCTGAAGTACTTGGGAAAGGAAGTTATGGAACAACTTATAAGGCGATATTGGAGGAGGGAACAATGGTAGTTGTGAAGAGGTTAAAAGATGTGGTGACAGGGAAAAGAGAATTTGACCAGCAAATGGAGCTTGTAGGAACACTCGGCCAGCACCCGAATGTCATTCCTCTCCGTGCTTATTACTACTCCAAAGATGAGAAACTCCTGGTTTATGACTATTCATCAGCTGGAAGCTTTTTCACATTGTTACATGGTATGTTCATTTTTTCCTATCATTTGTTCTTTCTTTCTAAATTTAATAACTTATAGAGAATGTATCTGTTAGTCTTTGGTCTAAAACTTGAAAATTTTAGGGAGACAATTTGACAATGTTTGTGTATTGGCATTTGAACTCAGTTTTATTTCTTGCTCGAAATGACTGCAGGAAACAGTAGTTTAGGTCGGAATCCTTTAGACTGGGAATCCAGAGTAAAGATTTGCCTTGAAACTGCAAGAGGCATAGCCCATATCCATTCTGCTAGTGGAGGAAAACTCATTCATGGCAACGTCAAGTCGTCCAATGTACTCATCGCGCAAGAACTCGGTGGCTGCATTTCAGATTTCGGATTAATTCCTACAATAATGAGTTACCCTGCTGTCCCGTCTAGAAATGCAGGCTACCGAGCTCCTGAGGTGGTTGAAACTCGGAAACCTATCCAAAAATCCGATGTGTACAGTTTCGGGGTTCTCCTCCTTGAAATGCTGACAGGCAAAGCTCCGGTTCAAATGACAGGACAAGATGATGTGGTTGATCTTCCGAGGTGGGTGCAGTCTGTTGTTAGAGAAGAATGGACTGCCGAGGTGTTTGATATAGAGCTCATGAGATATCAAAATATTGAGGAAGAAATGGTGGAGATGCTACAAGTAGCAATGGCCTGTGTTGCAAGAGTGCCGGAAATGAGACCTACGATGGACGAAGTGGTTACGATGATTGAAGAAATCCGGTCGTCGGACTCTGTTAACCAATTATCATCAGAGGAGAACAAAGAATTAGATACTTCAACCCCATCACCCATTTGTTTATGATCATTATAGCAGAATTTTCCCatgtaaaaagaagaaaaaggtcCATCAGTGGTGCAATCATCTTAGTTTTACAGAGTTTAGTTTAGCACATTGGCTTTtacatttcattttatttaacttGCATTTCTTCAGAGTGGATAGTGTAAAGATTTCCAAAAACATTATCAATGCTTATGCTTTCAGATTCTCCGACTCCAGCGTATGCTACTAGAGGTATGCTAAAATCAAGCCAAActtaataatcaaattaaaccgACAAATTTAGTTTAGAtcgattttataaaaaaaaaatccgttAAATCAGTTTTTGAACAAAGtttaacaaaacaaaccaaagaaCTGAGccaaacaaaaaaatccaagctaactaatttaattcggttaaaaagtttcaattcttataaattcagatcaatttgattttgaaaaaaatatgaaatcagTTTGGATCAACCCGAATACTCACCCATACTGGAACAATGATTTCATATTCACATGATCTTTCATTGGTCGACAGGTTTAGTTAGTTCAAAATCtgtattatataatatattgcCTAGTCAGCAAATGCCCAAAATATgacataacataattaaaaaaaacctcGTCATGCTCCCCAAAGAAAATTGgtacaaaaattcttaatctATCTTTCCTCAAGTCAATCAGATACGGTATATAGAAGCAATGTGATGGTTCAACTCTAGTCAGCATTTGTAATCTCTACAAGCGATCAAAATAATATACTGATTAAAAACTTATGCCCCTTCCCAAGCTAAAACTAAGACCCTGAACTTTTTAGTCCTAGTCAACTAAATCAGCACCGGTAACATACTTTGCTACAAATGATATTAACCGGAAAGGAGCTCCAATCAATGGAGCATCTGACATCGGCACAGGTTCCGTATTATGACTCTCAACTGTTTGCAGTTCCAAATCTCTGAGCTCATTATCATCCAAAGGAATTTGCACGATTTGTCCGGAGTCGGCTTCTGCAGTATATGGAAGTTCAGCAGCAGGTTCAATTTCTAGAGACTCCAACTTATGGACCACTACGGACATGTTTTCGCTAGATTCAGGTAGGGAATCACTTATGCTGGTGATCACACCATTTATGGACCTGAGATCATTGTCAACAACTGAAGAAAGTGCAACTGCTGGACTTTGCCGATCAAGTTTAATGAACAACTCATTCACCTGAAGGCATCACAGCGGAcaataaatatcaaataaaaagaaaatttgagACTCTTACACATAAATGTGAATGCTTCAATATGCTTATATGTCTCAAATCACTTTGAACAAACTGATGAGTGatgacaattaaaaataatcttttCATTGCGGTAAATAATGCATACAGAACTAGAGAGCATAGCCATAAAAAAGGCAGGAAAGGGAGTTCATTACTTTCTCAACAAGATCTGCATTTTCTGTGATCAATTTGTCAACCAGCGTACATGCGGCTTCAATCTGAGACTCCAAGTTCTCACGTTCCAAAGCATGCTACATAACATATAAtatgacattttaaaattttatcaatttattttaagtcATGTTTATAAAACTGACCGGTAAATATGCCACAAGAATCCTTCCCAAACCAAAATAATATAGATATGTCAGCCAAAATGAATTTAACAGGGTGGTTATATGAAGAAAAcctttttaatttcatcaattgCGTTAGCAGAGGGCATGTTACAATCATGGTTCTGAAGCTGCAATCTTAATTCAGAGATGTTTTCCAATAATTGCTGGTTTTCTTTAAATAGGCAACTCCTGGATTCTTCCACCTCCACGACCTGTCAGGCTTTGGTTTAATCTCCATatcagaacaaaaacaaatcttGATTACAGAATAATTAGATGACATCCATTCAGCTGATAATGTACTGCACTGTAAGGTACCAAACATATGGGTAATGCTGACTACACCCGTGAAAATCAATAAGCAGTTATTGAAGAGCTTGGCTAATAGGAAAAGGGAGCTCAATACCTGCATCTGTAGTCTTGCAATATCAATGTTCATTCTAGAGATTGTTTCTTTGGTCGTATTCTGTAAAATTATAAGCAAATATATAAATGCATGTTACTTTTAAATCAGCTGCAAATGATTGGATATCACAATCAATGCTGTCgaataaatttcaatatttttacaCGCCTTAGTTTTTAGGTTAGTGATTTTTTACCTGAGGGAAAAATACGAGGTAAACAGATGCAAAATGCAAATAAATTGATTCTATAATCAATTTCCCCCCAGAGATTCCCAATTTATCCTGACCCACCACGCTTAAAGTCGCATAACAGCATAAGCATAGAAAAAGGGAAGTGAAAAAGTATACTCATATTTGTAGACATGAATTACATCGACCCTATCTAATATTTATGTCATTGAGGACAAATCATGTATCAAGGAAATTAAAACAAAGTGATCCATGTTTCTAGACTTGCTTAAAAGATGCTAAATCAATGTGAAACAGATTAACGTTTGCTTAGACATTAGACAGCATTTTTCcaaatgaactttttaaaaCAGAGAGGGATAGTGGATACCATTATGTAACCAAAAGGTGATTACTTACCTCTATTAGAGTCCGAGAAAATTTGTCACTTTCCAATTGTTTAACTTTTTCTTCCAAGCTTTCCTGTGATACATTCAGAAGTTACTTGACCTTGCAAATCTAAACAATCTGATTAATCTTCATGTAAACACAAGTAATCGCCAGTGGGGAAAAAAAGAGAGCATGCAAAGTATAATTAACCATCAATGAATAAACATTGGCCTCACTTCCATGTCAGCCACTGTAGAATAAGACTTGTTCCAGTTTTATCATCACCCTCTTTCATTTATAATTTGGTTATTATAGAATTGCAAGTAATACGGAAAATCCTAACTTGTCAACATGGATTGCTAAAGATACATGTTGTTTTGTGTATTtgtaagttattatttaattaggtGTTATATTTGATTACCTCTAATCTTGGATTAATAGCTAGAAACAAATTCCGGTGAATTTTGTTGGAATTCCATGAAATACACTAGAAAGTTCAAGATTATTGAAGTGATGATCATTTCACATGCACAATGCCAATAAAGGAAGATTTCCTGTTCTTTCATCAACTAAAAAAACATGAACCATTAAACATTACCCTTTTTAAACCCAGAGCATCATTCTCATCCAATAAGCGCTGAAGTTTCTCCTCCAAGCCAGTCTGCATATTAATGCCTTCAAGTCATACACTGTAGATGATGTCTACAACATTAAGAGGACCCAAGTTCTAACACTGAGATGCTCAATTATGTTAAAATGGCACAAAAGCACAAAGTTCCCCAAAATTGTTGCAAAGCAGCAATGCCGGAGAAAACATGAACATACACCATGGTTTTAGAAAGAGAAAAACACAGTTTTAGTAAACCTATCGTCCAATCAAAATTACCTCTTCTTGGAGATAGAGCTCTTTTTCGCTTTCTAATTCTGCAATTTTCTTCTCTAGATCAGCCTGCAAAATTTCTTGTTAAGCCAGATTGAAAACACAAAGAAAAAGTATACATGTAATGTAACACAAAGGTATTAGAAACAGAAAAGGTTCATGAAAATTTAGTTGACAATTGGGTAAATTGCTAACCTCTTTTTGCATCTGTATatcattttcaaatttcaacTTTTCAACTGTTTCTTTAAAAGTACCCTGAAAACGGTCCAAGATTAAATTGTTTTCTCAGAAACATTGCACATTTACCAGAACTACAAGAAGCGTgattaaaaatagaaacaagAAGAACAATCTTTTCTGACATAAACAGAAACTTAAAAACATTCTCTACACTACAATTTGAACGAATCTACAGTACCTCTCTTTCCAAAAGTGAATCATTCACATTCCTTAGTTCCTTAATAGTCTCTTCTAATATAACCTACACAATCCAGTGAAagcaaagattaaaaaaaacatgataTAGATGAAAGAAGAACAGGAGTGATTTGACTGCCAAATATAAAGTAAATATATGGTCTTCTTCTATCCCACCACTTGATTGCTTTTACTGCCCATTTTTTCCAAATCAAATTTAGAAGTCATTTTTTCCTGACAATTACCCAGTTCAAATAATTTACACTACCTCTTTCTTCAAAGCTGAATTATTTGCAGTCCTTAATTCTTTCATTGCCTCTTCTAGTGTAACCTGAAAGAAAATAACATCAGCGAACACAGGAAACCACGTGTCATAATTAAGAGAAGAACAATCATTGTTTCCCCCACTTTTTAGTAGCACTATCCATTTTGTCCAAACAAGAATTTAAGAACATTTTTTTCCACCATTGCACAGCTAGAATGATTCACACTACCTCTTTCTGTAAAGCTGAATCCTTTGAAAATCTTAAATCCTTAATTGTGTCTTCTAATAAAAGctgtaaaaacaaaatgaaagaaaaagacAGGAAATGAGTGAAAATAACAAGATGAAGTAGTCCCAATTGAAAATTCATGACAAATTAAACCTTCACTCTCTTTTCCACTCGTCCAAACTATCGGTAATACCTGATTTTGTATGTGCATATCTTTTTCCTCCTGTAACTGTTTGACACTCTTTCTTAAGATGACCTGAATGGAAAATTAGAATAAGTTGCTTTGTGCTTAAACAAAAGAAGAATAGACAACACCAAGTGCTGCGGAGTTAAATAAGTTTTCACAAAAGATTCATCCCCAATAATTGGATTATGTTGTAATACCTCTTTCTGTATGTATGAATCATTTTCATTCTGTAACTGTTTTACTGTCTCTTTTAATGTTGCCTGTGAAAGATTGGGATATTCCACATTAagaaaaattctaaaaatataaaatggagAGAGTAGGGGAAATAACAATTAATCAAATGAGTTACCTCTCTTTGGCGCCACTGATGTTCCTCAGCTTCTATTGAGATAAACTGTTAATATGAAATTTGGGAAGGTATTAAGAGTTTCGCTTAGAAATAGAAAACTTGGTTAAATTTAATCGTTCTATCTTTCTTTAACATTTGCTATCATAGAGAAACAAAAGCAGACATCATATATTTGCAAACTATCAGGCTATCACAAggcaaaagttcaaaaaaatatcattgaaaaattgaaatggTAACAGAATGATCAGGCTTATAGAATGAACTACGGAATGTTTCACATGTAGAAACTGCTAAATTTCTCGAGTTTCAAAGAACCATACCATTCTTGTACATAATCCTCTTAAATTTGAAACAATAAATTTCCTAGCAACAATGAAATTTTAAAGTATACCTAAATAGAATTCCtagcatttttaatttaattatgaaatgtAGCAAAACAAtagcaaaacaaacataaagagGCAACGAATTAGATACAAACTTACAGTCTCAGTTCCATTATTCCGATGTCCGTCAAAATCATGGACATAAACATTTTGCAAATCACAGTTTCGAACCACAGTTTGGTCAGCAATTGGGATGTTATTACTATTATCATCATCATTCTTTCCATTATCACTCACACCATTCTGATGATCCACACCACCAACAGCAACAGAAATGGCATCATCTTCCGCCGTTTTGCTCAgcttatttttcttcttcttatttctttttttcttacTGTTATTATCCTCCATTTCTAAAAAACAATCAGCTCAAATACCTAATCAGACTCAAATTCTCTCCCAAATTCAATAACTACAAAAAATCAGATCCAAATAAGTGATTCTcctgcaaaacaaatcaaaagtttaaCTACATTTTGAGATCTGAATTGGCATGTAAAGAAAAACACGAACCCTAACAATGGACATAAtagataaacaaaataatttcaacAAAATTAACAACCTAATCATGATTAGTACATTATTGATACGTACTTACACGCTTAACCGCTATTGCTTTGCTTCAAAGCGAAACGTTTTTTCtgttatctttttattttttgttctttgcTGTTTATAGACTTTTTTTATATTGCTGCTTGAAGCCATTGTAAGAAAAGTGCAGAACGCCGTCGTATCTTAAGTGTAGGGTTATTCAGTTATTTGTGGGGTTGACAGGTGGCGTTATTGGACTAGTGAAGTGTTGTTATGGGTTAACCTAGGTGATTATTGACACGACAAATCACAGCCATTGCTTGTGTTGACCTTTTGAGTTATGAAACTAAGTGCTGCACCGACCCATTTCCGTAAGGAAATAGAAGGGATTACACGTGCTCATGGGCCGAGCTCGGGCCGGCCCATCGTATACAAGCTTAAGTACAGTCCGAGTCTGGCTTGGGCTTTATGTTTTCTACTCAAATTCGGCCCTAGCATTATGTTTTTACAAGTTCGGGCCGGACTTGAACTCGAAACATATACAGATGTAAGATATTCGGGGAAGTCATACAACCAAACCCGATACCTGACATATAACGAGCATTACGCACTAATAAATGCGCAGTTTCGTTCGTAGATCgccttataaaatttaaaaaaatattaaactactGTTTCGATAACATATCGCAATCACCAACCAATACATCACCCTCAACTCTATCtggattttataatattagagATAACATCTAAAGCATCTGACTCAAACATCACATTGTCTCAACCTTTTAATCAGCTTAAGGGTTCACGAAATACCCAACTACTCGGTTGTCCTTACACCATGAAGACATACAGAAAACACACTACATGGCTTGAATAATTACACCATGTTCATCACGTAAAACACAGCCCACCCTTATCTTCCCTTCGGCTTCAAACCTGGCTACATCTACTTTCGTTTTCACAAAGCTAGCTGTTGGACATCGCCAAAAGTTATTACCTTCATCCTTCCCTACTCTTAGCTCGCCATGAATGGAGGACCTCAATCTAGCAGATTTCCACGCCAATATATGTTGGCTCACCGTGTTAATGGTATTAACCGTGTTATCACCTTGCTTCCCCCAAACAATATTATTCCTATTAATCCAATGTCTCCAACTGATAATCGCTACCAATTCAGCTTCCTCCCCTTTCAACTCATACAGCCAGCTACGACACCAGTCTCTAAAATTCAAGCCATCATTAGTACGTACCTTCAGACCAGTTAAACCCCAGCAATTCATAGCCATAGTTACTAACAAGATGACCTGCTGATTCACTCATGCGGTTACACACTTGGCAGCGCTCATTAATGAAGACCCTTTTACCTGCTAAAGAATAAGCGGTAGGAAGGAATCCCGAACCTCCCTCCCTTAGAAAACTACAAATGTCCAGAGGAATATGTAAGTTCCTCAACTTATTCCAAAAAACACCATAAATCTCATTTTCACCAACAACCTCGCCTCTAATACTGCAATAAACACTACGCACTGTAAACTTTCTCTTCTTCTCAAGAATCCACGACCACGAATTACTCGTGTCCCTCAAGTTTATAGGAACCGCTAACATATTATTTGCGTCGATCAGGTTAAAAATATCTCGCACAATACTCTCATTCCATTGCTTTGAACTTTTATAAAGAAGTTGGCAAATCTTAGATCCCTTTAAAGATACATTCATCTCAGTAGTTACAAAACCCGACTCCTTTGCTTGCAACCAAGGGGAAATCCAAATAGTCGTAGACAGACAATTGTCGATACTCACTCGGCCCCCTTTGACCATAGTCTCTTGAGCTGCGAAAATGCTTCGCCAAACGAAGCTCGGATTGCTACCCAGCTTGGCAATTAGtaatgaatataaaaatttaaattaagtacatttctaaaattaaattatgcaCGCCAAAgctattttttttggttttaaggctgacacaaaaatttaaatttgaa
This region of Mercurialis annua linkage group LG1-X, ddMerAnnu1.2, whole genome shotgun sequence genomic DNA includes:
- the LOC126664976 gene encoding probable inactive receptor kinase At5g58300 isoform X1; its protein translation is MIHRPEYRISVTSLSLIFVVNQGRRRAAEFDTSHLQAISPSYSMKILLFLPALAFLLLLFYPPQTNADLKSDKQALLNFSAMVPHSRKLNWKSFTSVCTSWIGITCNGSHVLAVRLPGIGLYGHVPANTLGKLDGLMTLSLRSNFLTGDLPSDILSLPSLQYVYLQHNNFSGTIPSSLSPMLNSVDLSFNFFTGDIPPTLRKLTNLTSLNLQKNSLSGFIPELNTSVLKQLNLSFNHLNGSIPSAFQKFPSSSFAGNNMLCGPPLNHCSVITPSPSPAPPFLSPSPVSPQQPRVGSKKKLSTGAIIAIAIGGSVLPLGLFLVTVICCLKKKVGEENSVLKGKVGRGEKPKEDFGSGIQDSEKNKLVFFEGSSYNFDLEDLLRASAEVLGKGSYGTTYKAILEEGTMVVVKRLKDVVTGKREFDQQMELVGTLGQHPNVIPLRAYYYSKDEKLLVYDYSSAGSFFTLLHGNSSLGRNPLDWESRVKICLETARGIAHIHSASGGKLIHGNVKSSNVLIAQELGGCISDFGLIPTIMSYPAVPSRNAGYRAPEVVETRKPIQKSDVYSFGVLLLEMLTGKAPVQMTGQDDVVDLPRWVQSVVREEWTAEVFDIELMRYQNIEEEMVEMLQVAMACVARVPEMRPTMDEVVTMIEEIRSSDSVNQLSSEENKELDTSTPSPICL
- the LOC126664976 gene encoding probable inactive receptor kinase At5g58300 isoform X2: MSVVLDCEGRRRAAEFDTSHLQAISPSYSMKILLFLPALAFLLLLFYPPQTNADLKSDKQALLNFSAMVPHSRKLNWKSFTSVCTSWIGITCNGSHVLAVRLPGIGLYGHVPANTLGKLDGLMTLSLRSNFLTGDLPSDILSLPSLQYVYLQHNNFSGTIPSSLSPMLNSVDLSFNFFTGDIPPTLRKLTNLTSLNLQKNSLSGFIPELNTSVLKQLNLSFNHLNGSIPSAFQKFPSSSFAGNNMLCGPPLNHCSVITPSPSPAPPFLSPSPVSPQQPRVGSKKKLSTGAIIAIAIGGSVLPLGLFLVTVICCLKKKVGEENSVLKGKVGRGEKPKEDFGSGIQDSEKNKLVFFEGSSYNFDLEDLLRASAEVLGKGSYGTTYKAILEEGTMVVVKRLKDVVTGKREFDQQMELVGTLGQHPNVIPLRAYYYSKDEKLLVYDYSSAGSFFTLLHGNSSLGRNPLDWESRVKICLETARGIAHIHSASGGKLIHGNVKSSNVLIAQELGGCISDFGLIPTIMSYPAVPSRNAGYRAPEVVETRKPIQKSDVYSFGVLLLEMLTGKAPVQMTGQDDVVDLPRWVQSVVREEWTAEVFDIELMRYQNIEEEMVEMLQVAMACVARVPEMRPTMDEVVTMIEEIRSSDSVNQLSSEENKELDTSTPSPICL
- the LOC126664976 gene encoding probable inactive receptor kinase At5g58300 isoform X3; translated protein: MGRRRAAEFDTSHLQAISPSYSMKILLFLPALAFLLLLFYPPQTNADLKSDKQALLNFSAMVPHSRKLNWKSFTSVCTSWIGITCNGSHVLAVRLPGIGLYGHVPANTLGKLDGLMTLSLRSNFLTGDLPSDILSLPSLQYVYLQHNNFSGTIPSSLSPMLNSVDLSFNFFTGDIPPTLRKLTNLTSLNLQKNSLSGFIPELNTSVLKQLNLSFNHLNGSIPSAFQKFPSSSFAGNNMLCGPPLNHCSVITPSPSPAPPFLSPSPVSPQQPRVGSKKKLSTGAIIAIAIGGSVLPLGLFLVTVICCLKKKVGEENSVLKGKVGRGEKPKEDFGSGIQDSEKNKLVFFEGSSYNFDLEDLLRASAEVLGKGSYGTTYKAILEEGTMVVVKRLKDVVTGKREFDQQMELVGTLGQHPNVIPLRAYYYSKDEKLLVYDYSSAGSFFTLLHGNSSLGRNPLDWESRVKICLETARGIAHIHSASGGKLIHGNVKSSNVLIAQELGGCISDFGLIPTIMSYPAVPSRNAGYRAPEVVETRKPIQKSDVYSFGVLLLEMLTGKAPVQMTGQDDVVDLPRWVQSVVREEWTAEVFDIELMRYQNIEEEMVEMLQVAMACVARVPEMRPTMDEVVTMIEEIRSSDSVNQLSSEENKELDTSTPSPICL
- the LOC126664976 gene encoding probable inactive receptor kinase At5g58300 isoform X4 encodes the protein MKILLFLPALAFLLLLFYPPQTNADLKSDKQALLNFSAMVPHSRKLNWKSFTSVCTSWIGITCNGSHVLAVRLPGIGLYGHVPANTLGKLDGLMTLSLRSNFLTGDLPSDILSLPSLQYVYLQHNNFSGTIPSSLSPMLNSVDLSFNFFTGDIPPTLRKLTNLTSLNLQKNSLSGFIPELNTSVLKQLNLSFNHLNGSIPSAFQKFPSSSFAGNNMLCGPPLNHCSVITPSPSPAPPFLSPSPVSPQQPRVGSKKKLSTGAIIAIAIGGSVLPLGLFLVTVICCLKKKVGEENSVLKGKVGRGEKPKEDFGSGIQDSEKNKLVFFEGSSYNFDLEDLLRASAEVLGKGSYGTTYKAILEEGTMVVVKRLKDVVTGKREFDQQMELVGTLGQHPNVIPLRAYYYSKDEKLLVYDYSSAGSFFTLLHGNSSLGRNPLDWESRVKICLETARGIAHIHSASGGKLIHGNVKSSNVLIAQELGGCISDFGLIPTIMSYPAVPSRNAGYRAPEVVETRKPIQKSDVYSFGVLLLEMLTGKAPVQMTGQDDVVDLPRWVQSVVREEWTAEVFDIELMRYQNIEEEMVEMLQVAMACVARVPEMRPTMDEVVTMIEEIRSSDSVNQLSSEENKELDTSTPSPICL
- the LOC126664861 gene encoding uncharacterized protein LOC126664861, producing the protein MEDNNSKKKRNKKKKNKLSKTAEDDAISVAVGGVDHQNGVSDNGKNDDDNSNNIPIADQTVVRNCDLQNVYVHDFDGHRNNGTETFISIEAEEHQWRQREATLKETVKQLQNENDSYIQKEVILRKSVKQLQEEKDMHIQNQLLLEDTIKDLRFSKDSALQKEVTLEEAMKELRTANNSALKKEVILEETIKELRNVNDSLLEREGTFKETVEKLKFENDIQMQKEADLEKKIAELESEKELYLQEETGLEEKLQRLLDENDALGLKRESLEEKVKQLESDKFSRTLIENTTKETISRMNIDIARLQMQVVEVEESRSCLFKENQQLLENISELRLQLQNHDCNMPSANAIDEIKKHALERENLESQIEAACTLVDKLITENADLVEKVNELFIKLDRQSPAVALSSVVDNDLRSINGVITSISDSLPESSENMSVVVHKLESLEIEPAAELPYTAEADSGQIVQIPLDDNELRDLELQTVESHNTEPVPMSDAPLIGAPFRLISFVAKYVTGADLVD
- the LOC126682906 gene encoding uncharacterized protein LOC126682906, encoding MVKGGRVSIDNCLSTTIWISPWLQAKESGFVTTEMNVSLKGSKICQLLYKSSKQWNESIVRDIFNLIDANNMLAVPINLRDTSNSWSWILEKKRKFTVRSVYCSIRGEVVGENEIYGVFWNKLRNLHIPLDICSFLREGGSGFLPTAYSLAGKRVFINERCQVCNRMSESAGHLVRTNDGLNFRDWCRSWLYELKGEEAELVAIISWRHWINRNNIVWGKQGDNTVNTINTVSQHILAWKSARLRSSIHGELRVGKDEGNNFWRCPTASFVKTKVDVARFEAEGKIRVGCVLRDEHGVIIQAM